In the genome of Oncorhynchus nerka isolate Pitt River linkage group LG27, Oner_Uvic_2.0, whole genome shotgun sequence, the window agtgacaaagatAAACATTTTTATGTGTTAACTTCGACTCCCAagttgtggtaaattcaattgattggacatgatttggaaaggcacacacctgtctatataaggtcccacagttgacagttcaaaaatcaagccatgaggttgaaggaattgtccgtagagctccgagacaggattgtgtcgaggcacagatctggagaagcgtaccaaaaaatgtctgcagcattgaaggtccccaagttcacagtggcctccataattcttaaatggaagacacaaagagcaatcgggggagaagggccttgatccagagttcagagagatccttgctgaaaacctgctcaggaccccagacgaagattcaccttccaacaggacaacaagcaCAATGCCaaggcaacgcaggagtggctttgggcaacagacagagcccggacttgaacccaatagaacatctctggagagacctgaaaatagctgtgcagtgatggtccccatccaacctgatagagcttgagatgatctgcagagaagaataggacaAACGAAccaaatagaggtgtgccaagcttgtagtgtcatacccaagaagtctcaaggctgtaatcgctgccaaaggtgcttcaacaaagtactgagtaaagggtctgaatacttatgtaaatgtgatatttccgttttttattttgcAAAAATTTGCTGCAATTGATAGAAAttgtgtttgctttgtcattacaggCTATAGTGTGTATTTTGATGGGGGGAAAAAAcacaatttaatctattttagaatggaacaaatgtggcaaaagtcaagtggtctgaatactttccgactgcACTGTATTTATAGATTTTTCCAAGTTCTGCGACTGAATATTGTACACATCTCACCTAGTTTAAGCAGTCGATGAGCAAACGTGCCAGTTACGTTTGAACAGAGCAAATTTGATTCACTATATTTGTAACCATTTTATTCACTTTGGAGCAGGACCGATTGATGGTCAAAAGAACGGAGAAAGTCAAACTTCAGACAGACCTGCAGAAGCTGCAGAGTTATCGCAGTAACCTGGAGTCTTTCAAAGCCAACCTGGAGAACAAAGCCTCTGGATTGGCCGAGGAGCTGGAAGCATCGGGTAAAAAACCACGACCAAACATTGCTACTCTTGTGGTTTAGCTGGTCTTGCGGTATTGATGCAGCCTCCAGGACACTTTTCTCTTTCTAAAGTGTCTGTATATGTGGTCTACTGCCCTCTGAcacatctctctatctgtccccaCTTCCTCTCATTCCCTGTTTAAACAAAATGTGAAAATCCATTAAAATgtaccttcttttttttttttaattgctaCTCTCCTGGAAATCCTGAAACGTTGTCCTGTGTAGGACTGCAAGTGGAGACCCTAAAACAGGAGGAGTCCCGGCTCCAACACATCTTGTCCACCCAGAAGTTCACTCCCGCAGACATTGAGAGGATCAACTGGGAGAAGAGGGAGCTGCAGCAGACCATCAACAGCCTGAGCAAGAGCCTGGAGCAGGCCGAGCAGCACATGTGGAACGAGGAGATCGCTCTGGCCAAGGCCAAGGAGACGGTAAGGAATAGGATGCTGGCCTGATACGACTGCATTCTATACTCATCTGTCtggtaaataaaggttcaataagtATTGTTTTTTAAATGACTAGCTAGCTATGAGCCAGTGCTGAACAGTCTTCTCAGTCTTATCCACTGCTAATGATTTAGGCCGAAGTGAAGCTGGCCGAGTACCACAAGCTTGCCCGCAAACTGAAGCTCATCCCCGTGTCTGCCGAGAACGCATGCGGCCACGACTTTGAAATCAGGACCTCCACAGAATACGGACCGTCCACCGTGGTTCAATGCAGAACACAGATTCAAGTATGGCGATTTAGTTCTCATCGAACAATCGCTTTATTACAACAGTTGTGTATCTGGACCTAATTCTGTGGCTTATTCTCTACAGCAACTACTGAGGAAACTGATCACTGATGTGGACGAGGAGTGTAGTCGACTGACAGACATGAAACTAAGCCTGGAGGAGTCCATAGAACAGGTGCCGAGACATTTCACTGTGTTTCTTAGAAGTCCGAAGGTTTTGTCCCATTTTTGGGGTGTTTTTTTTTCTTAACGTGGGTCTTTTTTCTCTTTCAGGTGAATTCCAATATTTCAGATAAAGCGAATGACTTGAAACAACTGAGAGAGCAAATCCGTAGGCTCGACGAGCAGCTCGAACAAGACATGCAGGTGGGTTATATTTTCAATATTACAAATGTTTGAATATTGTATACAGGAACCCATCTGAAATATTGCTTCACAGGCCAGTCATTTATTGATCAGGAAGTTAATCATTGGTCCATCCAAGGTTTTCCTATGTAgagttatttaaagtgactgcataaatgataacagagagtgggagggggatgtgaatagtctgtgtagccatttgactagaagctctcaacctgctccactgagaGCCGGTGTAGTAAGACTCAATCTTGTATTGGATTTCTTATAAgtttccaggttagagtcccgctccttgaaagtagcAGCTCTAGCcgttagctcagtgcggatgctgcctgtaacccatggtttctggttggggtatgtacgtacggtcactgtggggacgacgtcatcgatacacttattgatgaagccatttattttaaatgtattGTTTCCACATCTGTGGTTAAACTGTGTTTTTTTATCATTTAGAAAAATgacatccctctctctgtggtgtgTAGGACATTGCCCATGAGGAGCAGAAGTGGTCTGCTGAGATGGAGTCTGTGGAGACCCACCGCAAGCTGCTGGAGAAGAAGGTGACCCTGGGCTATGATGAGTCTGTGGAGCAGCTAAAAGCTGCACAGCAACAGTGAGTAGTGCTCCTCCTACCAATTATTTTGGACCAAATCACAATGTTGAGGGCTACAGGGcgtagtttcaagttttattgtcACGGGCACaactacagtgaaatgcctttctttccTGACTGACATGGCAGTAATCATCAGTAGTAAAAATACTAATGTAAAGTAGGAAAAGAACACACAAGAAATAGAACCATGAATAACATGAGACAGTAAATAAGCTACtgtttatatacagggtcagttccaataccatatttacaatgtgcagagaTACAAGGGTTaaactagcgtcctgtccagggggtgtgcttgtacatcaagctgcctcacacaaCAAAAACAGGAGATATGCTCCTGGCCTATGAGCCGTTCTGGCCCGGACAATGATACTTTATTTACGTACGGTATGTTTAGGGCTTTACAATTATTTCACAACCACGTGAAGTTTGTTTTCATTGTTCAttgttgaccccccccccccccaccaccacagtaTTTGTCTTTCTACTCCACAGGTACCATCTTGTCCTGCAAGAAACCAATGAGGAGCGGCGGACTGTGGTTAACAACCTTGCCAGTGTGTTAACCACGGCTGCCAACCACCTGTCCATTGTAGAGGTCAGTCTCCATCTTGCCCCTAACCTGTCGTTCACAAAGCCACTGACCTCGTGCACATCTCGTCTTTATTTAAATATGTATTTTATTCCTTGTCTTGATATTCCTTTTTACAATAACAACTTGATTTGACAATGACTGAGCCTGAAATTCACATTGTGATCATTTCCAGAAATTCTTAGAGGATCAACACAAGCGAGTAGACAGGGTGTACGCGGAAGCTTTCCGGGAGGACGAGGTGGACATTCAGAAGATGAAGGACATTATGGAGAGCTTCATCGCTAAAGTAAATAGCATGTAGTTCCATGCTTTACTATAAAAGCTGACATGAGCTCTAACTCTTTACTTGGttattccattcattccattggAACCATCCCAGCGGGCAAAACTTGGTTTGTTGTGACAACAGAAACTAGTTGAAATGACATCATTGACAACCAGTTTTGCCTGTTGGGATGAGTGCAGCTTTTCTTCTCTTCTAAGTGACGTCTTTACTGACCACGGTGAGCAGAACATCAGTTCCAAAGGGCCGCACCATCTTCTGCAGTTTCCCTGGTCACTGCTCTAAAGCATTGGGAACTTGTGAGACCAGATGGGAAGACTGTATTGGGTGCTGGTAGAAAACATGTTTCAATAGGAGTTTTACTTTGTTCAAGTACCCCTGGGTTAGATAATGGGTGTTAAACCTCTTTGTAAGGTATTTTAATGTTGTGGTGGTTCTCATATCAGCCACTAGAGGGCAGTGTAAAGCTAGATTTAAAATACAACAGTTTCTGGTCGGGTGAAATTTATATTATGGTTTGTTTTTCGCTGCAGTTTGTGATGCTTTAAATAAAGATACGTATCCCCAATATttccatgtttgtttgttttttgccaGTCATACTTATTCAGATATAGACACGTTACCCACTCATAACAACAGTGTTTAGTCCATGCAATACGATGTAAACTACGGCCTAAATAGTTTCTGTTGGTTTGTACCTACATTTACTTCTTCCTTTTAGACTCACATACTCAGTCATAGACATACTCTAGGCTGCACCACATAATGAAATGGAACAGGACTATTATTTTGGGTCTCTATTACCTATACATGTGGTGTATTCACATGAAACCAAACGGTTGTTGCTATGgtttgcactaatgaatacaaccctgctCTCTGATACcaccattttttttaaaggtatccaATTGCTAGTTAGTCTTGCAACTCCCTTATGGACTTGAGAGgtaaaggtcgagagccgtgcatcccTTGAAACGCAACCCGAACCAAGCTACACtgtttcttgacacaatgcccgtttaacccggaagccagctgcaccaatgtgtcagaggaaacaccgtacacctggcgaccgtgtcagcgtgcactgtgcccggccgccccaggagtcgctagtgcgtgatgggacaagaacatccatgctggccaaaccctcccctgacagctgactttaagcatcagctgtcggAGCAGCTTACCGCTCATTGCACCTGAaccacagcccatctgtaaatagcccacccgattaactcatccccatattacttgttttgctcctttgcaccccagtatctctacttgcacattcatcttctgcacatctatcactccagtgtttaatttctaaattgtaaatattttgccactacggcctatttattgccttacctctaatcttactacattttcaCACTgtataattatttttattttgtgttatttacTGCATGTTTGTTTATCCAATGTGTAACTGTTGCACTGTTTTGctatatcttggccaggtcgcagttgtagatgagaacttgttctcaactgtcctacctggttaaataaaggtaaagtaaAAAACCCGGAAGGCGCTGGGGCCTATTGTGTCTCGCCCCATTGGTCTCCCAGTCACAGCCAGCTGCATcaaagcctggacttgaaccctgactctagtggcacagctagcgctgcagtaccttagaccactgcgccactcgggaggcacgATCTGATACCTTTGCATGTGGTAAGTTCATCATTGTCTGCAGACATCTCAAGAAGACCACGCCACTGATAAGTCAATTCTGTTAAGCCCCCATTACAACAGTTAGCTATGCCTGTGAGCAAAGCACTCCTTAACAAATAGTTAAATTCCAAaagctatttttatttatttaaaaaaaaatgtggggtgggggttgtagttagAATTGAAATGTGGGGCGGGGGTTATTCTAGTGGGTTGTAGTTAGAATTGAAATGTGGGGCGGGGGTTATTCTAGTGGGTTGTAGTTAGAATTGAAATGTGGGGCGGGGGTTATTCTAGTGGGTTGTAGTTAGAATTGAAATGTGGGGCGGGGGTTATTCTAGTGGGTTGTAGTTAGAATTGCAGTAAATTCAGAATCCAATTTTGGTGACACTTTAACTCCATAGCCATCTTTCTGCTTGAGAGTTTCTGATGTTACATATTTGATTAAGGACTATCCTGTGCACCTTCCTTTACATCTCTACAGAGGTATAAAGTACTTAAAGAAAAGTACTACTGAAATAGTTTTGTGGTATGTGTACTTTACTCTTCATATTTGTGACAACTTTTACTACTTCATGCCTaaagaaaagaatgtactttttactccatacattttccctgacaaagTTCTCATTAAATTTTGAATGGTTAACAAgaaaggaaaatggtccaattcatgcacttatcaagagaacatcccggGTCATCTCTattgcttctgatctggcagattcACCACACACACGCTTTGTAAACAGTGAGGATTTTATTACGtgaatcttggtggggcaaaacaaACATGGGATGCGGGCTAgcaagccactacacaacactaaacaatgcgATAGTTGTACTATAACGGGGACAAACGGTACACACAAATGGCCTACATAAAGCTTTCCCAAcgtcttaccactgctacacctggctatcagcagagccttgtctggcagcgaaacagttcattcagactcatttactgtctttTAAAAACATAGCTGATTTGACTGACTTGcttaacaaatgtggtttctaatgacaattgagatgtacaaactatggcataaggggatgacGAGAGGATAAGaatcagaacatgggccgttctcaGTAttatccctgtacaccaagtcagagtCGTAGGATAATTTAAGGGGGCATGTAAGCAGACAATGAccgctcttacaatattcaatgattatgTTTCTCTAGAAcatgttataggctacatgtgcaccaccaagtcagaacagcaggtgaaattaagaggggtaaatataccaaattattagggtgaggcacatgggcttctaacatcttactacacaacatacacacagtattactttcttagctacagtatacacatctccctggcatattacatttatgcagcagcatacaatacatttttggatcttgtgctgtgctcacttgaacaggaaggtggttcCTTCGTGGGaagattttgtcatcaaagtctgacaTTCTCAAAATgttatggtgctttcaaaacaactgggaactcggaggGGACAAGGTCGAGTcatgatgatgtcagtgatcttcagttcgtagctctagaaagaagccggatttacaattccaaattggatgactgttcaaaataTTCTTTCACAGTCGGAGCTCGTTTATTCCAGACTCAAGTTTTCGCAGTTCCGAGTTTagttgttttgagcgcggcacaaatcatgcttaattgacagcatggccaatgttgaattttgatcattttaaacttggaaaataGTTCCTTTATcccagacttgggaccacacagccactacACTGAaaagcaggctagtgattgctttgtaaTGCTTGAAGTTAACGTTAGCCACTATCACTGATTCCTtcta includes:
- the LOC115111241 gene encoding kinetochore protein NDC80 homolog isoform X1, producing MNRASSSRLSELPQRVESNRMSMVYATPQSKQSFGKLNIPKPQSVTSERRTSFFGSRTSGTGVARNSAFGGTEKMKDPRPLHDKAYVQQCIRQLCEFLSEKGFSGSMSVKSLQSPSTKEFLKIFEFIYCLLDPTFQMPTSKVEEEVPRILKDLGYPFVLSKSSMYSVGAPHTWPQVLGAVVWLIDTVKVFCCMSDQDLLFADFSDGSTEIEDGVEFNKLFLDYTAETYNKFMQGADTFDEEDADYLAKLKRLYNVDEGLLASMEEKYRILSDEVERLEKESQTDRLMVKRTEKVKLQTDLQKLQSYRSNLESFKANLENKASGLAEELEASGLQVETLKQEESRLQHILSTQKFTPADIERINWEKRELQQTINSLSKSLEQAEQHMWNEEIALAKAKETAEVKLAEYHKLARKLKLIPVSAENACGHDFEIRTSTEYGPSTVVQCRTQIQQLLRKLITDVDEECSRLTDMKLSLEESIEQVNSNISDKANDLKQLREQIRRLDEQLEQDMQDIAHEEQKWSAEMESVETHRKLLEKKVTLGYDESVEQLKAAQQQYHLVLQETNEERRTVVNNLASVLTTAANHLSIVEKFLEDQHKRVDRVYAEAFREDEVDIQKMKDIMESFIAKVNSM
- the LOC115111241 gene encoding kinetochore protein NDC80 homolog isoform X2, which encodes MNRASSSRLSELPQRVESNRMSMVYATPQSKQSFGKLNIPKPQSVTSERRTSFFGSRTSGTGVARNSAFGGTEKMKDPRPLHDKAYVQQCIRQLCEFLSEKGFSGSMSVKSLQSPSTKEFLKIFEFIYCLLDPTFQMPTSKVEEEVPRILKDLGYPFVLSKSSMYSVGAPHTWPQVLGAVVWLIDTVKVFCCMSDQDLLFADFSDGSTEIEDGVEFNKLFLDYTAETYNKFMQGADTFDEEDADYLAKLKRLYNVDEGLLASMEEKYRILSDEVERLEKESQTDRLMVKRTEKVKLQTDLQKLQSYRSNLESFKANLENKASGLAEELEASGLQVETLKQEESRLQHILSTQKFTPADIERINWEKRELQQTINSLSKSLEQAEQHMWNEEIALAKAKETAEVKLAEYHKLARKLKLIPVSAENACGHDFEIRTSTEYGPSTVVQCRTQIQQLLRKLITDVDEECSRLTDMKLSLEESIEQVNSNISDKANDLKQLREQIRRLDEQLEQDMQDIAHEEQKWSAEMESVETHRKLLEKKVTLGYDESVEQLKAAQQQYHLVLQETNEERRTVVNNLASVLTTAANHLSIVEKFLEDQHKRVDRVYAEAFREDEVDIQKMKDIMESFIAK